Genomic window (Alnus glutinosa chromosome 9, dhAlnGlut1.1, whole genome shotgun sequence):
CCAGCAGATGGCCAGCCACTCTCTGACACAACAATTGACAAACTTCCTCCATTTGTTCTCTCAAGAGCAGAATACAAAGCATCCATCAAGGCATCAAAGAGATTTTGGTACTCCAATTGACCATCATGTACTACAGTCCCTGGTGCATTAAATAAGGCATAGGAGACTGATTGGTTATTGTATCTAACTCTGAAGTAGGGGTAAATGTTGGCAAGGAGTGGTGCTCCATTACCAACCAAGAAACCAATGATTGGTTCAATGAATGCCCTTGCATTCTCACTGAAAGCACCTGCTGATGGAGGATCAAAAACACCCAACAAATTTGTGTCCACAGCAGTTGAGACCTTGATTTGGTTTTGCAGACCAGAATCTGCAATTGCTTTGTAAATGCTTTGCATGGCAGGAAGAACAAACTGGGCTGTTGTACTGGTTGGATCTACTTCGTTTCCAACATTAATGTATTTGAACTTTACATTAGAAGAATAGTCTTTTATATTCCTCTGGACCCAATCAGAAGCAGCAGATTGGTCGGCAAGGGCTTGAAGGCTGTCATTAGGGACGCCAACCATGATTTCTATGTTGGAGTCTCTAAGGGCCTGGAGAATTTCTGGGTATGGAGAGTAAATGCGCATCCTTCCAATGCCGTATGTTTTGCAGAGACCTACAACTTCTGTGTCAGGTGGTAAATTGTCTCCATTGCCACTTCCTCCATAGCAAACACCCAATGATTGTGCACCTGTACGTTTGCATTGTATTGAGCAAAGATTTAATGGGTAATTCAAAGAAAgcaatataaaatattacaacttCTTTCTTAATCAAAATATGGCTGAAATAATCTCCATTTTCATTGTTGAGCCCGAGGCTATATATATACGGATATGAATCGTTTgagtacttctcacatgctaagacTCGTAGTATTTTTAGGGattgagttgaaaaaaattcttccgAGTTTGAAAGAAATTTGTGTCCTATTTATATATACCATGCATGCAGATACCCTCTTTTTTCACATTTCTTGTAGTATgtatatttctatatatatatatagagagagagagagagagagacctatATGTTCTAGACTACACAGCAGCCCAAGAAACAGCAAAATAGCAGCCATAAAAGGTTTCTTCCTCATTGCATGTAATGAAGCCGTGGAGGAGAACAAAAGGAAATAACTAAACACTTGTTTTTCAACACATTTCTTGTATGGATCGGAAAATGAGTGATAACGAAAAACGGTCTACGACCTCCATAAATCTTTGGTGGTGGTCTGTGTAAAAGTTTATGGGCCTTATTCACTGTCAAAAGAGGCCTTGAAAGAGGAGAGGACACCATACTTTATAAAGTTCACGGGTCATGTATCTCTTgacgatgtgggacacttttaATATGCTCCCTTACGTGTGGTAACTTTGGCCAAACACATGTTCAATATCGGAAGGGAAATGGCGTACGTCCATCATCGTCCAAGAAACttgctctgatactatgtaaaagtccatgggtcTTACTCGCTTTCAAAAAACACCTTGAGATAGGAGGGgacaccatggcttataaagttcTCAGGTCATATATCTCTTGATAATGTGGAACACTTTTAGCAGTCCGACAGTTTGAGAAGGAGAAGTTAAAACTTGGAAACTggttacgaaatttaaaaacagAAACCATAACTAAAGTAGCTTTTTTAGTCAAAccgaaaattttattaatttttggttCCACCAATCACCGAAAAATacggaaaacatttttcaacaaatattTTACGTTAAAACAAACGAAGCCTTAATTAGTTCCACATGCTTGGAGTTTCTGATCAAAAGAGTCATATGGGGACTGCTAAACTCATGgtaaatataatcaaatcattgCTTATTCTTGAAACTTAAGCTTAATTATAAAAAGAGTGTGCTTAATTAATATTCCAACTCTCGCGCTCGCCAACACATCAAATACTTGATTAAAATGAGCGACAAACTCATGACCTCTACCATTACCActtatcccccccccccccccccctcccccccaaaaaaaaagaaaggatccTCAATTTTCAAACCAAGACAGAGCTCAACATCAAAAGACTATACAATGCAATGCATGCAGAATaaaggggggagagagagagagagagagagagagagagagagagagagagctgttaATTCCAGGCCAGATATGAAGAAGAAACCGAGTAGGAATATGGGAGCCAGAAAAGCTTTGCTATTTTTTGCATTGAATAAAGccatggagaaaaaaaaaaagaaaaggaaatgagaaaCCAACTCTATAGATATCTCTGTATTTCCGTCTACCACGTGGTTAGAATTGAAGACTTCCGGATAATGTTGTGTACTAGACGTCCGGGGATGGAGCTGGGGATGAATAAGTATAGTTTGATATTCGGTCTATTTGGCCCGTacccattaaatttttttggccaTACCCATTAGAAATTTTGGCCCATTTTTGTTGTTAAAGTGTAGAGAAATAAACCTTTTAAAACTTATCTATGTCGATTGGTTCTTTGTAAAACGGTTTGGAATCTTAATGAAGAAATTTTATGTTAATAGGCAGTTTAATCACACCGTGAAAAGCACCACTCCACCATATTGTTACTAATATTACCTGttgaataaaatgaaatattggTTTGTGTTGTAGATGATATAGTGTAGAtatgagaagaaagaaaaaagaaagaagaaaggtatTGTAGAaaagatgctttttttttttcaagtacaGAAGAGACTCAAGAAGGCGTtgaaaacttgaagatgaagagatgCCAAACCCACCtagtat
Coding sequences:
- the LOC133878096 gene encoding glucan endo-1,3-beta-glucosidase, basic vacuolar isoform-like, producing MRIYSPYPEILQALRDSNIEIMVGVPNDSLQALADQSAASDWVQRNIKDYSSNVKFKYINVGNEVDPTSTTAQFVLPAMQSIYKAIADSGLQNQIKVSTAVDTNLLGVFDPPSAGAFSENARAFIEPIIGFLVGNGAPLLANIYPYFRVRYNNQSVSYALFNAPGTVVHDGQLEYQNLFDALMDALYSALERTNGGSLSIVVSESGWPSAGGAVETIENAGSYYRNLINHVKGGTPKRPGNAIETYLFALFDENLKSEEIEKHFGLFYPSKKLKYDISFS